From Platichthys flesus chromosome 7, fPlaFle2.1, whole genome shotgun sequence:
CAGTTTGTTCATCAAATGTTCAGGAGTAATAGTAAACCTTGCATTATTATACGACTCTGTGTTAGAGTAGAATTGTGGAAATCCTATCTGAAGCTTCACTTAGGAATCAAATGGAATTTTGTTATATAATAGTTTGATTTGCACAGTGTTTTACAGGTGTTTTAATGAAAGCTGGGATCTGTAGTTATGCTCGCTGGAGCAGGGAGAGTTTGTTATGATTCATTTCCCATGTGTGTTGTTGGAGATCTCACAGGTTGCTTAGTTAAgcttgtgtgttaatgtgcaaCTTCTCATTTAGATTGAGTAGAATAGATTGAGTCCCAGAACTCTAGAGGAAGCTGAATACATTCTCTCAGCTCCACTGCGATGTCTGCACAAACTAgacagtgtgtttatgttggCTTTCTTCCCCTGGCATCCAAATATGCCAAAACACAATATTAGACGGCAGCCATGGTAACAACAGGCCACGATGTCAGTTGTTTACATATCATACTTTGATTTGAGGAGTACTTTGTTctcaagaaataaaaaattcagATTCATTACCTGCACCATAAAGGTTATGCTTTCATCTGCATCTGCTTGTATGTCTTTCTGTTAAAGAGGCAGTGTGGAAGATTTCTAAAGCTAAAAAAATAGCACGTAAACCTCATATCTAAGTTATATTAACTGTTTAGTTAGCCtactataaaaaaaagacatcaaatAAGAAAAGACGTTGAGTGAAAGATAATACTTAAATtatcaacagaaaaaacaagtcATCAAATAAGTCAAAGTCATGAGACAGAAAGGAGGATACACGTTGAGGTTTATCTAGGATGGAAATGTTCTGAGAGACAAAGTTTCAGAATGACGCCAAAGACTTTTCATTTCgatgtaaacaaatatttatgGTGGGCAATATGAATATAatcattacaaataaataaatgtttacaaatAGTAATAGAATTACTTTAAAAAGATACAACAGAAGAAATATTGTTTGTATCCTTGATGATGTATATGCAGGTGTTTGAATACTTGTAGTACTGTATGAATCTGCCACGAGAGACTGCAGGGTGACTCAAAGACCATGTACGAAACCTGTGTGCTGTctggctttgtttgtttgatcagAGACAACCTCCCTAATCCTAAAATACAGCAGCTGGGTTTGACAAGACAGTTTCCCTGTACTAAAAGCACCATGTTgccaataaataaaatgctaaaACACCGTAACATCCTTCTGGTCCTGCCGGTGAATATCTATATACTTCTATGCAGTACTGGTAGGAGTGTGTAGGTAGACAGGTAGACTCACATATTTTCAGGATTCTGACCACAGCATTTCCTCTGACTGTCTGGAAGATGTTTCCCTTGAGTTCATAAGTACACTGTGGCACTCCAGCAGAAGGTGGGTCACCATGTCTGCCGCTGTCAGCCCATGTGCTGCTCCAACTCATCTCTTCAATAAgtgtatgaaaacaaacagataaggCTTTATTCTTAGCTCCTTATTGTGTTTTGGTTATATGAACaaaattaacggcgttaaaatgggtttgcgttaacacCGTTAATatcgcgttaaactgacagcactagtttctatcaagctgcagtttctgtgttcgcctccagtctgacctgctctccctttttgttttcacatttaaaactaattatatatttttaagctattaggctgcagctatatgtttttatagaaaaggagttttattgtggctattaaatgtgactaaaactagactaaaactaagaaggataaaaatgactaaatgtgactaaaactaatttgcattttcgtcaaaagactaagactaagactaaatcaaaaatagctgccaaaattaacactgccaTGAATGCCTTACGAATAACCAACAAACTGGGAGAGAGACCCCCCACGCCTCTTTGAAGCCACAAAATGCACTTGATTCTACCCATGTATAGCAGCGATGTTACTGAACTTAACTTGCAGGGTTACGCACAGACCACTGCTAGCAGCCTGAAGCTGTGGGCTTTTGATACGTGAAATAATGCAGCGCAGCCAAGCTTTTCAATTTCCAATGTCATTAATTGACCTGCGTTAGCATAGATGTTATTTGGATATTATAGTTCTGTCACTTTAGTAACTGTaaacaatagcattggtttatttaagatctcAATTATGTTATTATAATTGCATCCCCGGTAAACTACGTCACGTCTTATCGGCAATTACTGATTCTCTGTTTGGTTATCGTAACGGTAACTGATGATGTAACGGCTTAATTTCAGTTAATGGagttgtaatgtaatgttttttatcCCACATCTGTAAAACAATAGCAAAATATTCCTACATACGAAATACACAGGTCAAATTTGTAAAAATATTGATCCATAGACTCCTCATCCCTGGAGAGAAGACAGCTTGGTGAGGTCGCCCTGCATTTTGGCGCATGAGTGCCATAGCTCTCCTCTCGctcaggaggggaggagggagagaggaagactcAGTTTGTTGCAATTTGACAAACTTAACCTTTAAGAATCAGAATCATGCAAAAACAGGACTTGACCTATTACcgtgaaacttggtggaaggacgcATGAGGATatatggatcagggaagaactcattaCATATTGTTTGGGATCCGGATCAAGGGGAAAtataggggactgatatttatgagtgattgcaatttggtgcagatccaaataagatatgggtctcctggctttgtgtgtgtgctctcttaGTGCCATCCTAATTTTCTGACAGAACTACCAAAAGCTTTTGTGTCTTATATAAAATGATTGTTCCATATCCCTTTaattcttctctctgtctttgttcttTTTAGGATTATGAAGTACAACTTTTCACACCTGTAAAGCCATGTACAGATAAACAGAAGCACCTTGAGAGCCTTCAGAAATACTCAGCCGCACTGTGGACACATGGATTACACCATACCAGCAAAGAATAGATCCATAGATTCAGAGAGAAGCCCGGCAGAGTCCTGACAACAAGATATTCACCCTGATACAGCTGATTCAGCTTGagctttttttatgttgtggtcATAAACATATCACTCTGTCTACCCTGTTCAAAGGCCTCCCACGTGTATCCTCCATCTGTGCCACTGGACTCTCACACTGCCTTCAGAAGGGCTATGCCAATCCTGTTAAATGCTGACGCATCCTTCAGTTCCAAGCAGGAGCTCCTGGACCAACAGGACTGCCCTGTCAGCGGGGGTCCCTCTCTGGACACCCCCAGTCCAGTGGATTCCCAGACAGGCAGCCCCATATGCTCAGGCCCCAGCAGCCCCAGAGCTGATGGTCCCATCCGGCCTGATATTTTTACTGGGGCTTCTACTGTCCCAGGGCAGCTATATGGGGTGGAAGCCAAATCAAATTCAGAGACTCCCCTGGGATTAAAGCCTAATTCCACTGACGTGGATCACCTATGTGGCTGGGGTTCTCTGTCACCCAAACCTATTCAAGTTTTCAACACCTCTCGTTGGGTCCTGATTTTCCTCTGTGCTGCTAGTTTCCTCCAGGGGATGATAGTCAACGGCCTCATTAACACAGTGATCACAACAATTGAGAAGAGATTTGACTTGCACAGCTACCAGTCTGGCCTCATCGCCAGCTCCTACGATATTGCTGCATGCATTTGTCTGGCCTTCGTCAGTTACTTTGGTGGGACGGGGCATAAGCCTCGCTGGCTGGGATGGGGGGTGCTGATCATGGCACTGGGTTCCCTGGTGTTTTCCCTACCTCACTTCATTACACCTCCCTACGAGGTCAGCATGCTCGAACAAACAGGAATGTGTTCTGCCAATCGTACCAGCCCGTGCCAGGACAAGCAGGGGGGAGGATTGTCCAATTATCGGTTTGTCTTCATGCTAAGCCAGTTTCTACACGGAGTGGGAGCTACACCTCTCTACACGCTGGGGGTCACATACCTGGATGAGAATGTCCATTCCAACTATGCACCGTTGTATATAGGTGAGTGTCATGAGTAATTAATTCAGCAGAGCATTATCCAATTGAATTGTTTTATCAAGTGATTTAAAGCATAACTAAGAAAAATAATGACTTGGGCCAAATCCCTTTTCACCCCTTAGCCCTAATTCCCCTTCATTTTAGGCGCTCACGTTTAGGAGTAGGCTGTCCCAATGCCTGTTGGGACAGAGGGGTAGGGCAGAGGGATtctatgagtctgtgtgtctgtgcctgtgcgctcccagatagcgcaccggtcagTAGCTCCGACCCCCGCCCCGCGCACttgctcagagagacacagtgagaccaGAGCTCGCTCGCTTgaagcagctgctcagtgactgactgcttcttaactatggagacagtgaaaacagagtttctctggtctcagctgatcagagatcagcgccgcaggtTCTTGATCAGAGAAGAAGCGGCAGTTGGTTTACTTTCTACCGAGGTGCAgattctgtgttcgcctccagtctgacctgctctccctttttgttttcacatttaaaactaaatatatatttttaagctattaggctgcagctatatgtttttatagaaaaggagtttaatgtggctattaaatgtgactaaaactagactgaaatggaattagttttcgttgactaaaactagacttaaactaagaaggataaaaatgactaaatgtgactaaaactaatttgcattttcgtcaaaagactaagactaagactaaatcaaaaatagctgccaaaattaacactgccaTGAATGCCTTACGAATCACCAACAAACTGGGAGAGAGACCCCCCCACGCCTCTTTGAAGTCACAAAATGCACTTGATTCGACCCATGTATAGCAGCGATGTTACTGAACTTAACTTGCAGGGTTACGCACAGACCACTGCTAGCAGCCTGAAGCTGTGGGCTTTTGATACGTGAAAAAATACAGCGCAGCCAAGCTTTTCAATTTCCAATGTCATTAATTGTCCTGCGTTAGCATAGATGTTATTTGGATATTAgaggtttgtcactttagtaactgcaaacaatagcattggtttatttaagatctcAATTATGTTATTATAATTGCATCCCCGGTAAACTACGTCACGTCGTATCGCCGATTACTGATTCTCTGTTTGGTTATCGTAACGGTAACTGATGATGTAACGGCTTCTTAAATGGCTGTCCAATTTTGTAGGGGAGGAATTTAACCATTACCTTTTGTGACTCTGTTTCAATTGGCAAGACAACCCTAAAAAAAAGGAGTAGGGCCAAGGGgggaaatgggattgggccttgAATTAAGTTATTCTTTACTAAAATCTATTAATCTTGTTCTTCTTTAACTCCGGATTTTTCCTTTGTGTACATAtcttgtgtatgtttgtatttgttttcgcTCTGCTGCAAAATGCAGAGGATGGTTCtctcattttaaaaagagaaataactaTTTGAAAGAATCTGATTTTTTAAATCGcaaatttattataattattacttaCATATTTAACTGTTTTATAAAAGTTACCATTTTATTTATGACAGAAATTACAACTGTCTCAGGCAGTGTGTGCTCATAAAAGCAGAGGAAAAGCTGCTGACTGTCTCCTTTAACCTCACCAACACAGTGCCATTTCCTTGTTGTTTTGCCATCAACAGAGACACCtgttatttccctttttaccTGTCATCATGATTCACACATCAGCATTCTCTCTCAACAGCTGTAGTTGTTTGCCCATTTCAAATAGCATCACATTAAAGTGTGACTGAAGGAAATTCTTACACCAAAACTCACAAACTCAGGTTCTCAACATCAACTTTGTAGATACAGACTGTAAAGAACAATGGGTCTTTCCTGTAGGACTAGTAACAGGAAACCGGAAGTAGACACTGACTGTAAGGACACACCTGTGGCCTTAcgctttgctctctctctctctttctctctcggcTGCTCTCGCTCTTTACAGGAATCTTTTACACTGCAAGCATCTTGGGTCCTGCTGCTGGCTATCTGCTGGGAGGTTACTTCCTGAATATCTATGAAGAGATCCATCTACTGTGAGTCTGCTGTTAATCACAGACTCAACTAGAAAAGCACTTGTAATGCTGACATGAAccagagtaaaataataaaaaaataataatatatataacatatataaataggtaatacatttttttgtcaactATTTAGAAATAAATACGTGATTAATGTATTATGTAAAtggtattttatatatatatatatatatatatatatatttataataattacagGACTGAGATGACTCCAGAAAACCCTCTATGGGTCGGGGCTTGGTGGATCGGCTTCcttgcaggaggagctgcaggtgtACTGGTAGCTTTCCCTATCCTAGGCTACCCACGTCAGCTACCAGGTACcactcctttcctccctcccattgcacaaacacacccacacactccctttctctttcactttcttaCAGTGAAGTAAAGAAGCATAAGAACAGTCATATTAATGAGTTTCTCTCCTATCTTTATCTTTATAGAGTGCAGTCTTCTTATTTTGAGAGCATCATTTACTCATTCCACGTTCTGATTTTTTTAACGTTTTCTCTCAAACTTTAACTTGCCCTCAGTTATATGCCCAGATTTGCTCTGCTCCAGCTCAGAACTCTTTGTCTGCTCTCAGGTAAACCGTTGCTGCACTAAATTTCCTGTGCGTCAGTTTGAGTACTTCTCATCCCACGCTTCTTGTGCCCGTTTGCCAAACTTCTACTCTcagacatttttgtgaaatgacCTAAGATATCCCCACCCATCATGATGCCATGATATGAGTACacaatttccatcagttttGTGAAAAAGTAGAGCAAATTTACTCATTGGCTGGGTCTATTTGAGGGAGAGGACAGGGTTTTCAGTAAACACATTCCAGAAACTGAACATGTAACAAAGAAGCAATACTCCCAAAATGAAAGACCTCgtgaataaaaaaaggaaataaacttCACATTAATAATATTAAGGTTCTTGACTATCCAGTTTCAACTTGTCATTTATTTACTCTGACTCTTCCTGCAGGTGCTCAGGAGTACATGGCAATGCGGGTGTCTGAGGCCCACCAGCTTAAGGACGGAAGCAACAACACAGCATCAGACCCTCAGTTTGGCAAATCAGTCAAAGATATGCCAAGGTAGAAGACTTACCTCCATAACAAAAGGGCGGTAGAGGAGGTGATATGGGTTTAGTGGAGatgggtttttgtttgttcatgAGAGAATCAGCTTTTTTGTGCCATTAATTGCACCCAAAATATAGTCAAAATTATAGATTtgacacaagcaaagtaagaaaacatcttcatcaatttcacaacacaacacaacacattacaaaattgcgcagcaaatacaaaaagtgcgcagcaaatacacaaacgcacagCACCGCGCTGCAATTAGAGAGAAACGCGTTGCAAATTGAGaaacgtgctgcaaatagagaatCGCGCGAAAAAGGAAGTTAAAGTACATTCAGTGGTGGTGCTCACTGCTGCCTCCTACCGTCTCTCACTATCTCCCTCCACAGATCGGTGCTGCTGCTCTTAAAAAATCCCACTTTCTTGTTTCTGTGCTTGGCTGGAGCCACTGAGGCCATCATCATTACTGGCATGTCCACCTTTAGTCCAAAGTTCTTGGAGTCTCAGCTCAGTCTCAGTGCATCAGAGGCTGCCACATTGTTTGGTAAGTGACAGATAAAGACGTTAATTCAAGTGTAAATTCAATCAGAGAAGCTCAGACGTCAAACAACGTAGAAACATAATTAGCTGTTGCATTTGTTGCAAGGTTTTTATGTTTGgttcaatcatttatttttattccagtAAACACATTTTGGTGACAGTCAGTTGCTGGACGCATTCTGTTTCTATACATTACCTGGAtgtaatttcttcaaatttggttgAACCGTTTAgcgcaggggtgtccaaactttttatcccgagggccacatatagaataaaatacaaaggtCTGGGTTACTGTTACCACcattctgagggacagctgcaatacagtgggccatagtccatcacattacatttcaattagctgacgcttttatccaaagcgacttacaataattgcattcaagggtacaaacccagaacaacgaCAATCAAGAAAGtaacatttcttcaaaaatagagcaaaactacaaagtgctataattaagtgctactaaattgctagcttaaaaaaaattaaaataataatttaataaacattGTTTTGAGGCGGgcaaatttaaaatggatgcGGGCCGCAGTTTGGACACTggttaaaataaaagacagtgGTTTAGTGGATATCATGGATGATGACATTTTTGATCTTGGTGGTTAACGGTCTAGGTCACTCTGGCCGGACAAAACAGATTTCTTTCTTGGGAGGGCAACATCTAGGGAACTCCTCAAGCTAATTTCCTAAAATTAGGTAAAAACTTTCACTTTGACTTGGGTTATGAATTTGTTCTTACTTCTTATTCTTAATTCTTAATTCTTAATTCTTCATATTCTGGCCTATGAGTGAGACAGCAGCCCGACAGCTTGGGCCTTTATTCTGTTTCCCTTCTCCAGGATACATGGTGGTACCAGCAGGAGGTGGTGGCACCTTCCTCGGCGGCTACATCGTGAAAAGGCTGAAGCTGCGTTGTAGAGGTATCATAAACTTCTGCATTATGTGCACAGTAATCAGCCTGCTCACCGTCTTCGTCTTTCTCCTCTACTGCCCAAACGTGCCTATGGCTGGTGTCACTGCACCGTACCATTTTGGTCTCATGGAGCAACACAAACTGGACAAGTACGAACACCTGTATGACAACCCCATTAACATGCACCATAGAAACAGGTGaacattgtttatttacctAAATCCATTTAACCCAATTGATGACTAAGGACTTTTCTGCCCTCTCTCCATTTGtattgtctgtctctctcacgcTTATTCTGTTTTGATCCCCCGTTCACCCTTgtcacttctgtctgtccttcccTTCATGTCTGAAGCTCTTCTACCGAGGAGGACCTGACAGTGGGCTGTAATGCAGACTGTGGCTGTGTCAGAGAGCTGTATAACCCTGTGTGTGGGGCAGACGGTGTGATGTATTACTCCCCATGCCACGCTGGTTGCAGCTTCATCAACCACACCCAACACTCCACTGGCAGACAGGTACAGGACTCACAGTGCTCATGTCATTTTACTTCTGAGGATCTAAAGCAGTTTGGGCAACTTCAAACAGCCTACAACGGAAAAAATATACAGTTGTATATCATTGTTGTCTTTGCTGTTGTTGATGGACACCGACACTTCAACAAATTGGGGACACCTGCAAATAGAAGTGTCCAAGTATTGCTCATATTCAGAATGACGCACCTAAGAATTATAAATCACCAGGGGCCTCATTTATACCTTTAACCCGTGTATACAAACATTTTAGAGACAGGAAAGTGGTGATGCAGACCTGAGGAGGTGAATAGAAGAAGATTATTGATCCACATCGTCATTAACATTGAAACCAACAGCATTAGTTGTGCTCCTGCTCCATACGAATCTATGATATATACAACAACTAAAGTAAATTATTGTAAAATAGCAAAAAATAACAGTTACAGAACCAATCGATTAATAGTTTTAATAACATATTCTATATCACTGTGCCTGTATCACGAGTGTGACTGTAgttttcatatattatatcaacTTCTATTCCCAAATAAGGACGTAGGAAACAGCATTAGCCACACGCCACCATTTACCGCGTGTGTGCTGTGGCCACTAAAAACTCTGTCTTTCTTCACCTGCCTTCACAATAACGCTTTATGATGCCATGATTCACTATTAAAAGCATTATGGTCAGTAGAATAATTTAATATTCGAGATGCTTTGCATTGGCAATTTATGGTTGAGCGTGAGTGTGTAGAGGATCGACTTTGAGTCATATCCACATACACATCCTTCCAAGTGGAGTGTGATTTATAATGAGAAAAGttcctttaatatttttttggtACGTCCATTTTGGGCTTTTGTGCAAATGCAGACTTTAAGTATGATCTTAAGCAATGTTTAAAAATGAGGCCCCTGAtgattagtgacatcactgtgtgtattaTTCTTACACTGGAATGTGACGCTGTACAACACAGTAATTGGTGAACAAAATATTCAGTAAGTTAACTTAAGTACTCTAAATATGTACAATAAAACTTTTcaacataatataatattagaattatattaatatattatatataaatacaagtgCAGCATCCAATTGCCCATTTGCATCAATTAGACAAATTATTTCACATCTTGTTAAATAACATATTCTGTCAGCAACCCTTAAATAACTTCACTACTAAACAAGAAGCTTTTAGCCACATTTTAGAGGAGGTGTCTGTATATCTactcatggtgtgtgtgttttcaggtgtatTCTGGATGTAGCTGTGTGGTGGGGAACGCGTCCTGGGGCAAGGCAGGCTTTGCCCTGGCAGGGAAGTGTGGCAGCTCCTGCCATTACATGCCGGTTCTCCTTTCCTTCATTTTCCTCGTCATCTTCCTTACGTTCCTCTGTAGCATCCCAGCGCTCACCGCAACACTCAGGTAGTTggccacatttaaaaaatgtaaaagacgGCTTCTGAGGTGTTGATTCTGGTTGTAGCTTGCAGAGTaagattaattaaaaatgaatttttgTCAGTACTCATTAAAACGATGAAAAACATGctcatgaaaaacacactgaggcTGAATTGCAGTGGAAAGATTTGTTTATTCCAGAAAGGACTACATCTCGTATACTCCTTGATAACAATATTGCTGACATGTGCAGAAGTGTATTGACGTGCAAGAGTGCACGCCACATTTCCAGTCTCACTTAGTGTGTATATCACTCTGTCGAGCCAATTGTGTGTGAACTTTTATAAGTGTCTTGGCCCGACAGGGCTACAACTTGGAGTAAGTGTTTCACGTACTGCAGCCAAGTTTTCACTTTGGCAATGGGTCCAAGACTTTAGCTTGTTTCTCCCATTTTTCAGACATCTTTTCATTGCCTGTTTTCTTTGATGGATATTTTATGCCCAGGACCACTAATGGTGTACCCATATTGTCGCTGTGTTCTTGAATTTAGATGATCATTTTTTGGACAATTTGACAATAACAGCTTTGATACATTTTAGCAACTCttgtgatttaaatattttgactGCAGGCTGTTTTAGATTTAAACCCAGGTTACTGTGGGTTAACTTGATTTCACAATGTACTGATGAAATAcaactttcttctttctccttgtCTTGTTCTGATCGGTACTGCATACTCTGTCTCGGCGATGCACCACGCCCTGCTCACTGGCTCTCAATTTCACACAGTGCATCCCCCTTAAACTTCATCACActctcaaaaacacacagtcaaacacacagtcagctgACTTCACAgagcttctctccctctctcccacctaCAGCCAACGCTGACCAATTTTGGCGTAGTGCCCCTATCAGTATAGATGCAGTCAGGCCTTATCTCACTCAACCGTGACTTAGCTTCCGGGCTGGAAACAGTGGCACTTTTTCAGTCATGTGCTTATACTCTTTTGTCAACCCAACCTTGTTTTTTGGTATTGCCCTCTTGGCATAAACTTTATGGGTTTCTGATTTCTGCCATCTTGGCATAAACTCATTAAGTCTACTTAACTCTACTTACAAACTTTATCAGGTCAGATTCACTTTACACGACTCAAAGGAGACTcccctcttttttattttttttactatttgtaAGGCTGCCCACCTCTCTCGGGAAACATTTTTTGTGGATGGATCCCCACTACAAGCCTCTCTCATTTATCAATCTATtcaatatcatatatatatttattaaactaaATATTATGGTTCTTTTCTGGATAGTGTTAGATGCTGCCCACTGCTCCTGGGTCTGGGCGTGACTGTGAGTCTAACATTTTTTGCCGGCCTCCTTATAGTCTTGACCCAACCCAAGATGCAGTCTCTCTGCCATTTATGGGTGCACATAAGTACACGTCAACACACATCAGCAATATTGTTATCATGGAGTTAAGAGATGTAGTCCTCACTGGAGTAAAGGGACCTTTCCACTGAAATTCCGCCTTGAACTTGTATGAAATGGCACCAACCCAAGCTAGCGGGTCATCTCACCAGCGAGTAGTCAGCCTCAAGTATCACTACAAATCACTTCCAGACACAGCTCTTGGAGAAGACAGTGACATTCCTGAAGAGGTGTCAGCCTCCAGATGGTctaatggacacacacacacacgagaacGGGGAAATATTCGCAGGTTGTGTTTACTCGCGTTACTGCATGGGGAATGTCACAGATCAAAGCTTGAGATCAAGTTTgccacaggaagcaaatgttttatttgcacagattggaagtgaATGGGAGGAAGATTCCCCACTGCTACATCTGCATGGGTGTGACCGTCCCCTTACTCATACTAAGGGGACTGTATTGTAATGGAGTCTGATGTACAGTGTGATTACATGTCTGACAAAAACTGTGCTGTCTAGGTGTGTACCAGACAACCAGAGATCCTTTGCACTTGGCATCCAGTGGATTCTTATGCGTGTATTTGGTAAGTAAACTTGTTTGGGTTGAGTTCAATTTACAGGCAAAGTGCTAAAGGAGAGATATGatggtttttcagtttttcag
This genomic window contains:
- the slco4a1 gene encoding solute carrier organic anion transporter family member 4A1; translated protein: MPILLNADASFSSKQELLDQQDCPVSGGPSLDTPSPVDSQTGSPICSGPSSPRADGPIRPDIFTGASTVPGQLYGVEAKSNSETPLGLKPNSTDVDHLCGWGSLSPKPIQVFNTSRWVLIFLCAASFLQGMIVNGLINTVITTIEKRFDLHSYQSGLIASSYDIAACICLAFVSYFGGTGHKPRWLGWGVLIMALGSLVFSLPHFITPPYEVSMLEQTGMCSANRTSPCQDKQGGGLSNYRFVFMLSQFLHGVGATPLYTLGVTYLDENVHSNYAPLYIGIFYTASILGPAAGYLLGGYFLNIYEEIHLLTEMTPENPLWVGAWWIGFLAGGAAGVLVAFPILGYPRQLPGAQEYMAMRVSEAHQLKDGSNNTASDPQFGKSVKDMPRSVLLLLKNPTFLFLCLAGATEAIIITGMSTFSPKFLESQLSLSASEAATLFGYMVVPAGGGGTFLGGYIVKRLKLRCRGIINFCIMCTVISLLTVFVFLLYCPNVPMAGVTAPYHFGLMEQHKLDKYEHLYDNPINMHHRNSSSTEEDLTVGCNADCGCVRELYNPVCGADGVMYYSPCHAGCSFINHTQHSTGRQVYSGCSCVVGNASWGKAGFALAGKCGSSCHYMPVLLSFIFLVIFLTFLCSIPALTATLRCVPDNQRSFALGIQWILMRVFGSIPGPIAFGSVIDISCLLWQDQCGERGSCYIYQNSAMSLYILGAGIGCKVLGTIFFVLASVLYKAPTESPQSSCESTYHRATDTSEQPIKDLPEDAVIVNLHARL